The following coding sequences lie in one Fusarium poae strain DAOMC 252244 chromosome 1, whole genome shotgun sequence genomic window:
- a CDS encoding hypothetical protein (TransMembrane:11 (i118-137o173-196i208-230o242-263i338-358o378-399i411-431o451-472i493-513o533-558i579-600o)~BUSCO:10563at5125) encodes MPSFFQFTQGTESHVRPNDSAPLLGRFRAVPPRPGAVARRRSQLGLLSTASDNRGSVHILGYGAFDAHADGDTDDSEYDFEDDRNIWQRAWQRWVLDIWVHPRQSAVKRVVDKWWSRYAFLVLMPALLAVAWCAIPFPQYQIPDEDFVDGDEDSLPDGRKVPGHGAARVQVNFWFFLFVYYSFYNMTALIWITKVFNLYSLNWWPQSLGFPLTVSLIAILSIALPIPIYYNEDLRDILLHNTAWISWTFIIMALPVTIAFVILTTNERHIGLRHSLSETQRIFTTSWWTGEPDTFNSGRDRRRRNVTAELFETDVTRVESELRPQGVRMRRRWLPASFVRFLWFCVALFIGLMAYVIGEAYAEIYLRTLPHNNLETVVYVYGWVATVHLLDALSGWVLGIREGERVGSYPLSWIFKLYFMLTYQMYVRALYARLRSPKQFITLQIMSSTGLVVITPIMMTSFVHKTLTLLGLNSQSFGSYQKLQTRNVFIRFLAENVSMVAFLGSILVLHFGANKDVYPYFAFDTEGDEEYNFGLTFYASSVTWACELVASVAVRILIRICFQIDVGLEGKLDLAVWPELMPTCVAVMLHVLQNMLFSIIRLQFH; translated from the exons ATGCCCAGCTTCTTTCAGTTCACGCAGGGCACCGAGTCGCATGTCCGTCCGAACGACTCGGCCCCTCTCCTAGGTCGTTTTCGCGCTGTTCCTCCTCGCCCGGGTGCTGTGGCTCGTCGGCGCAGTCAGCTTGGTCTCTTATCGACTGCCTCTGATAATCGAGGCAGCGTGCATATTCTTGGATACGGCGCCTTTGATGCACATGCCGACGGGGACACAGACGATAGCGAATATGATTTTGAAGACGATCGCAATATTTGGCAACGAGCATGGCAACGGTGGGTGTTGGATATTTGGGTTCATCCGAGGCAGTCAGCGGTGAAGAGAGTTGTTGATAAGTGGTGGAGTCGGTATGCATTTCTGGTGTTGATGCCGGCTTTGTTA GCTGTTGCATGGTGCGCCATTCCATTCCCTCAGTACCAAATTCCTGATGAGGACTTTGTCGATGGAGATGAGGATAGTCTCCCAGATGGACGTAAGGTGCCCGGTCATGGAGCTGCCCGAGTCCAAGTCAACTTTTGGTTCTTTCTCTTCGTCTATTACAGCTTTTACAACATGACAGCTCTTATATGGATCACAAAAGTGTTCAACCTCTACAGCCTCAACTGGTGGCCGCAATCCCTCGGCTTCCCGCTTACAGTTTCACTAATCGCCATCTTATCCATCGCTTTGCCCATTCCGATCTATTACAATGAGGACCTGCGCGATATTCTTCTTCACAACACAGCCTGGATCTCTTGGACATTTATTATCATGGCGTTACCCGTCACGATTGCTTTCGTTATCCTTACCACTAACGAACGACACATCGGTCTTCGGCATTCCCTATCAGAAACTCAACGAATCTTCACCACGTCATGGTGGACCGGAGAGCCGGACACGTTCAACAGCGGTAGGGACCGTCGACGTCGAAACGTTACTGCGGAGTTGTTTGAAACAGATGTAACTCGAGTTGAGTCCGAGTTGCGGCCCCAAGGCGTTAGGATGCGCAGACGGTGGCTACCGGCCAGCTTTGTTCGCTTCTTGTGGTTCTGCGTCGccctcttcatcggtctCATGGCTTATGTGATCGGAGAGGCTTATGCTGAGATCTATCTCCGGACTTTGCCGCACAACAACTTGGAAACAGTGGTGTACGTTTACGGCTGGGTTGCTACGGTGCATCTTTTAGACGCCTTAAGTGGCTGGGTTCTTGGAATTCGAGAAGGCGAGCGCGTCGGAAGCTATCCGTTGAGTTGGATATTCAAACT ATATTTCATGTTGACTTACCAGATGTACGTCCGCGCACTATACGCCCGACTACGTTCACCAAAACAGTTCATCACGCTTCAAATCATGTCATCAACTGGCCTTGTTGTCATCACGCCTATAATGATGACCTCTTTCGTGCACAAGACTCTGACACTGTTGGGACTCAACTCACAGAGTTTCGGATCATATCAGAAGCTCCAGACTCGCAATGTCTTTATTCGATTCCTTGCCGAGAATGTTTCCATGGTTGCATTCCTTGGAAGTATTCTGGTATTGCATTTTGGGGCTAACAAAGACGTATACCCATATTTCGCTTTTGACACTGAAGGTGACGAAGAGTACAATTTTGGCCTCACATTCTACGCCTCTTCCGTAACGTGGGCGTGCGAGTTGGTGGCCAGTGTTGCTGTGCGGATCCTCATCCGAATCTGTTTCCAAATCGATGTTGGTCTTGAAGGGAAACTCGACTTGGCTGTCTGGCCGGAACTGATGCCAACGTGCGTGGCAGTCATGCTGCATGTATTGCAAAACATGTTGTTTTCCATCATTCGGCTACAGTTCCATTGA
- the PEX2 gene encoding peroxisome assembly protein (Peroxin-2) (TransMembrane:2 (i198-219o255-273i)~BUSCO:27783at5125), with translation MTDTSFAQAQRRVVARRQTREAEAAARIAAQRQASRPRANLERLPYPLNRIGSAWDAVSTREGTRPAFRVGQVDAELLDVELLDILKDQVCEGLKYFGGGHLHDDWSAEIMLALRAVLFKLTVWDHDATYGAALQNLKYTDARNDGLILKAPSKVQKSLYGLVTVFGNYAWTRWEDWLLEHDDGYDEPSPLLKRLSKLTSAMSTVHSAAACVSFLVFLLHGRYRTLLDRILRMRLAPPTSQVSREVSFEYLNRQLVWHAFTEFLLFVLPLIGIQRWRRWLTRTWRKTKDIIRTGPQEEGKANGEYAFLPERTCAICYQDQNNATSENEVMAAAASGGVVGSAQTDITNPYETIPCGCVYCFVCLATRLEREEGEGWTCLRCGEHVKECKPWSGGLIEPSAKHASAKTVAFSDDITGGVLVDDHDEVASLSTTSEQG, from the coding sequence ATGACCGACACGAGCTTCGCACAAGCCCAGCGCCGCGTTGTCGCGCGTCGCCAAACCCGCGAGGCCGAAGCCGCTGCTCGCATCGCTGCACAGCGACAAGCGTCTCGACCCAGAGCCAACCTCGAGCGCTTACCATACCCCTTAAATCGCATCGGATCTGCTTGGGATGCCGTGTCTACCAGGGAGGGCACGCGCCCCGCATTTCGAGTAGGACAAGTCGACGCCGAATTGCTCGATGTAGAGCTGTTGGACATCCTCAAAGACCAGGTTTGTGAAGGCCTAAAGTATTTTGGTGGAGGACACCTGCATGATGACTGGTCGGCTGAAATTATGTTGGCACTAAGAGCTGTCCTCTTCAAGCTTACTGTCTGGGATCACGATGCGACATACGGTGCGGCTCTTCAAAATCTCAAATACACCGACGCCAGGAACGATGGCCTTATTCTGAAAGCACCTTCAAAGGTGCAAAAATCACTTTACGGCCTGGTGACAGTGTTTGGCAACTATGCCTGGACGAGGTGGGAGGATTGGCTCCTGGAGCATGATGATGGCTACGATGAGCCAAGCCCCCTGCTGAAGCGACTATCAAAATTGACTTCAGCTATGTCAACTGTCCACTCAGCAGCTGCTTGTGTCTCATTTCTAGTTTTTCTACTGCACGGACGATATCGAACGCTTCTCGACAGAATCCTGAGAATGAGACTTGCGCCACCCACAAGCCAAGTAAGCCGAGAGGTTTCATTCGAGTATCTTAACCGTCAGCTTGTTTGGCATGCCTTCACCGAGTTTTTGCTTTTTGTGCTGCCCCTGATAGGCATTCAGCGATGGCGACGCTGGCTCACCAGGACATGGCGAAAGACAAAAGACATTATCAGGACGGGACCACAGGAAGAAGGCAAGGCGAACGGCGAGTACGCATTCCTTCCAGAGAGGACATGCGCGATTTGCTACCAGGACCAAAACAATGCGACTTCGGAGAACGAGGTcatggcagcagcagcatccgGCGGTGTTGTTGGCTCGGCACAGACAGACATAACCAACCCATATGAAACAATTCCTTGCGGGTGCGTATACTGTTTTGTGTGCTTAGCTACTCGTTTGGAGAGGGAAGAAGGCGAGGGCTGGACCTGTCTGCGATGTGGTGAGCATGTCAAAGAATGCAAGCCCTGGAGTGGTGGTTTGATAGAACCTTCTGCGAAGCATGCCTCGGCCAAGACAGTGGCCTTTTCGGACGATATTACTGGGGGTGTACTTGTGGATGACCATGATGAGGTAGCGAGCTTGAGCACAACTTCAGAGCAAGGTTAA
- a CDS encoding hypothetical protein (TransMembrane:1 (i211-231o)~BUSCO:24146at5125), protein MVSSRQRELRPEDSWRFVEGENDSFDTSILPSLGESSPPTSSGNFPSQPFSQGNISFASQDSIRDFGADADDEQVILREPFRPSLSRASVSANGERVFRTPDPEFHMPRLDASEGSSRSERTIRGLGIGYGGDGGVRRRGNPSASTSSQQQRMARERYDAEDEYYRQQRRNQAPPAVGRQLAQNIPTAIYNTLGWFLNVIGLAFRYAQKPFAILLSIYLCFGGLIIAQNMATRSIAASLSPICRIPGASILNLPFCPSSEAIVPPGGDVEFDDLMSVQSKFEQVLEKSSDGVSLPFEMKRSETAIRDLRSLVRHSDLQARDELLFEFDGYVDTARQTAADLQKFNTHVGSAVDAVISINRWTSRYLDTLAPEADDAHSLSSPSPILGWASWLFHPFQPTTEHIFNERVLLDKYIEHTALVSDRISTLILEAQAVLRLLTKAEDHLMLIYDISSRSSADTASRRENVLWNIWTLVGANSNQLNSLSRQLALLRQVDAQRSSAVAQVNALILELESIQAGLGDLRDRVAEPEVLRNGIGGGPPIPLSVHIETIDRGVERLEDARSRIRAAENDRVRDALARGGVRNDPLLEGQGK, encoded by the coding sequence ATGGTATCTTCGCGCCAGCGTGAGCTTCGACCAGAAGACTCGTGGCGTTTTGTTGAAGGCGAGAACGACAGTTTCGACACGAGTATCCTTCCATCTCTCGGAGAGTCATCACCGCCCACCTCCTCTGGAAACTTCCCTTCCCAGCCCTTCTCCCAGGGCAACATCAGTTTCGCTTCGCAGGACAGCATTCGCGACTTCGGCGCCGACGCTGACGACGAGCAAGTCATCCTTCGAGAACCTTTTCGACCAAGTCTTTCCCGTGCCAGTGTTAGCGCAAACGGAGAACGAGTCTTTCGAACGCCTGATCCGGAGTTCCACATGCCCCGCTTAGATGCCTCAGAGGGGAGTAGCAGGAGTGAGCGCACGATAAGGGGTTTGGGAATAGGATATGGCGGCGATGGAGGTGTAAGGAGGAGGGGAAACCCGTCAGCGTCGACTTCATCACAGCAGCAAAGAATGGCGCGGGAGAGATACGATGCCGAAGATGAGTATTACCGCCAGCAACGTCGCAATCAAGCGCCCCCAGCCGTTGGCAGACAACTTGCACAAAATATCCCAACGGCGATCTACAATACGCTCGGCTGGTTCCTCAACGTCATTGGTCTTGCGTTTCGCTATGCGCAGAAACCCTTCGCAATTCTCTTGTCAATCTATCTCTGCTTTGGTGGTCTTATCATTGCACAGAACATGGCAACTCGCTCCATCGCCGCATCTCTTTCGCCCATCTGTCGTATCCCAGGCGCATCTATCCTCAATCTCCCGTTTTGTCCATCCTCAGAAGCCATCGTGCCACCTGGTGGCGATGTCGAGTTCGATGATCTCATGAGCGTACAATCCAAGTTCGAACAAGTTCTCGAGAAAAGCTCGGACGGAGTTTCTTTGCCCTTTGAGATGAAACGCTCGGAAACGGCTATCCGCGATCTTCGAAGCCTGGTGCGACACAGTGATCTGCAGGCTCGCGACGAACTTCTCTTTGAGTTTGATGGCTATGTGGACACAGCACGGCAGACAGCTGCCGATTTGCAAAAGTTCAACACCCATGTCGGCTCAGCCGTCGACGCTGTCATAAGCATTAATCGCTGGACATCTCGCTATCTCGATACTCTGGCCCCTGAAGCAGATGACGCGCACTCACTATCATCGCCATCTCCTATCCTGGGCTGGGCATCGTGGCTCTTTCACCCTTTCCAACCAACCACTGAACACATATTCAACGAGCGGGTTCTTCTTGACAAGTATATCGAGCACACAGCTCTGGTTTCGGATCGTATCTCAACCCTCATACTCGAGGCGCAAGCTGTTCTACGTCTTCTCACCAAAGCCGAGGACCACCTTATGCTTATTTATGATATCAGCTCGCGCTCTTCCGCCGATACAGCATCTCGTCGCGAGAACGTCCTCTGGAACATCTGGACGCTTGTCGGAGCAAATTCGAATCAGCTCAATAGCCTCTCACGCCAGCTTGCTCTCTTGCGCCAGGTTGACGCGCAGCGCTCTTCAGCAGTTGCACAAGTCAACGCGCTCATTCTCGAGCTAGAGAGTATCCAAGCTGGTCTTGGAGACCTTCGTGACCGAGTGGCCGAGCCCGAAGTGCTGCGCAATGGTATTGGTGGGGGTCCTCCAATCCCTCTCAGTGTTCATATTGAAACCATCGACCGAGGAGTTGAGCGTCTTGAGGACGCGAGGAGCAGGATTCGCGCTGCTGAAAACGATCGTGTACGGGATGCACTGGCCAGAGGAGGAGTGCGCAATGACCCTTTACTCGAGGGGCAAGGGAAGTGA
- a CDS encoding hypothetical protein (TransMembrane:1 (o227-252i)~BUSCO:16797at5125), with protein sequence MSLTEIRNVVLLFSNPVWSGASTVPSTIIRNLTALSSDIAYKERISTNITTLTTTNSEASNGVINGLLYVPDLDNNRECDQLQYQFIPRNVTRRSNLPPQNYNLIALAPWFSIDCTLAYLASARLDPIRAFIFYKPNNSSNQPQDADSPVWNLEDGGAWMTANKYPIYAISGQEGQNMMNQLSYYSGSVDDIPYGENISTIYGPNPRDYVRIWTELSVEDESDIPPLWAFFLIVIGALLAIFAFVSITMHLVQRRRRISLRKRVESGEVDLEAMGIKRLTVPTTHINSFPLFTYNADPESMAPPPTPSSTRRHRSHRGFDQQSVRSGVSVRSKRSGIGATGDNAATNFQPSCHICLTNFEHRVTIIRELACGHIFHPECIDEFLSKNSSLCPMCKHSMLPRGYSPRITNGMVRREHALRKLRQRVDLEDLSEEGDNTKMKDWGKRLFRTSSSPSRPPSAPLVSLKLPTFIRRPAEPATTETQEGTEGQTTPISPATQPVPESNLRPPAPTTTPRTRRPKPKRLNMLPTQPENSELSTEPTPRRGSPSSFARQRMREIAAKNAPFDDPDSQRAAWLRALSKVFPGYF encoded by the exons ATGT CGCTCACCGAGATACGAAATGTCGT CCTCCTGTTCAGCAATCCAGTATGGAGCGGCGCAAGTACCGTTCCGTCTACAATCATCCGAAACCTTACGGCTCTCTCG TCCGACATAGCATATAAGGAGCGCATTTCCACCAACATCACAACCCTTACCACCACCAATTCCGAAGCAAGTAACGGCGTCATCAACGGCCTTCTATACGTCCCCGATCTCGACAACAACCGCGAGTGCGACCAGCTACAGTACCAATTCATCCCTCGAAATGTTACCCGTCGAAGCAACCTCCCCCCTCAAAATTACAACCTCATCGCTCTCGCCCCTTGGTTCAGTATTGATTGTACCTTGGCTTACCTCGCTTCTGCGCGTCTCGACCCCATTCGCGCTTTCATCTTCTACAAACCTAACAATTCTTCGAATCAGCCTCAAGATGCCGACTCGCCTGTTTGGAACCTGGAGGACGGCGGAGCTTGGATGACTGCGAACAAGTATCCCATATATGCTATTTCTGGTCAAGAAGGTCAGAATATGATGAATCAGCTCAGTTATTATTCTGGCAGTGTGGACGACATCCCTTACGGCGAGAACATAAGCACGATTTACGGCCCAAACCCGAGGGATTATGTCCGTATTTGGACCGAACTTTCCGTGGAGGACGAGTCAGATATCCCTCCGCTCTGggctttttttcttatagtTATTGGTGCTCTGCTAGCCATATTTGCGTTTGTGTCGATAACTATGCACCTGGTGCAGAGGCGGCGCCGCATTTCACTCCGGAAAAGGGTCGAGTCTGGCGAAGTCGATCTTGAAGCCATGGGTATAAAACGACTTACAGTACCCACCACCCATATCAATAGTTTTCCGCTATTCACATATAACGCGGATCCTGAATCAATGGCACCGCCCCCGACGCCTTCATCTACCCGCCGCCATCGAAGTCATCGAGGGTTTGACCAACAAAGCGTTCGATCCGGTGTCAGTGTCCGAAGCAAGCGATCCGGTATTGGGGCAACTGGTGACAACGCTGCCACCAACTTCCAACCCAGTTGCCACATATGCCTCACTAATTTTGAGCATCGAGTGACCATCATTCGAGAGCTTGCATGCGGACACATCTTCCATCCGGAGTGTATAGACGAGTTCTTGTCGAAAAACAGTTCCCTCTGTCCAATGTGTAAGCATTCTATGCTACCCAGAGGTTATAGCCCGAGAATCACGAATGGCATGGTTCGTCGAGAGCACGCCCTTCGCAAATTACGTCAAAGAGTTGATCTCGAGGATCTTTCCGAGGAAGGCGACAACACCAAGATGAAGGACTGGGGCAAACGACTATTCCGGACCTCGTCATCGCCTTCAAGGCCACCCTCGGCACCTTTGGTTTCTTTGAAACTTCCTACGTTTATACGACGACCTGCAGAGCCTGCCACAACGGAAACGCAAGAAGGAACGGAGGGACAAACCACACCTATTAGTCCTGCCACACAGCCTGTGCCCGAATCGAACCTCCGCCCGCCCGCCCCAACTACGACTCCGAGAACGAGGAGACCTAAGCCCAAGCGTTTGAATATGCTTCCAACACAGCCAGAAAATTCTGAGTTGAGTACAGAGCCAACGCCACGACGTGGTAGCCCGTCTTCCTTTGCTCGTCAACGTATGCGCGAAATTGCAGCCAAGAACGCACCTTTTGACGATCCCGATTCTCAAAGGGCAGCGT GGTTGCGAGCGCTTTCCAAGGTTTTTCCTGGCTATTTTTAA
- a CDS encoding hypothetical protein (SECRETED:SignalP(1-25)~BUSCO:9663at5125), whose translation MFTFRSHSLLVGLVILVALASPAVAFGAGNIASISKVEGQNWRHGDITDALLILSQAQALNGKKFNKINVSRVYFGNWLRDYSQAIDVGTVKSVSAEAIRLLLCVLGFMTFGYGSGEFEVTAERLGCYRPEDHIDNPKDYAENVDARQYDERLRGPIDEERELSIDPETGMKNYIANERARIMTSAKHIKKLFSGTIELARRYKDSRRKADKYEALRLMGTGLHCLEDFFAHSNYCELALIELGERDVFPHVGRDTQIEIEGAREPVYPVVTGTFGGVDFLHSVTGEVSDKLTQNEIEELEGTLQQGAKSDTSMLRDLLDKIPDGIFGDKHQSDRVDELQNSAAAAQMENITVSPRDPEEFTQYIQNVFKQVMPAIEFHDDIMKGISTAMERIPVLPKIIEQLEEQLSVFIFSIIAPFIVPLIQQIRNELKTGSDEIIASSEREQHIVFNDDRSTDPTHSMLSKDHFSNILNEIAGRNAASMVQWVVPQLMDAIDDEGTDVDRLLDDIVDGVLHHPAQRDLGSRKVQEGRHRFFKGVEEWWEQMGDGQREEYRGKLTRDGVQNGENHKEGVVDTGHGHGCAGKLKMRKLYGGGPETLEDKIAGAAADAIFKGATGALSGMVEQNTGYKMPSSSRKEEKEEGGLSGFLNQASSILGGAFGDKDTERQSSSRREDDGSYTRTEVEYGRHGDRYGQAEYSQTQHPDGSERQEYRRYEQQDSSDGRHTGGYGYEERTETHQSYSGGYERRTERTEYYGSNEESHGRRDDGNSGYGGRRHDEGGYGGSSSYGRQEESNYGGSSGYGRQEESSYGRQNESSYGRQEQSSYGGGYGGSGGGYERREESGYGGNSSYERRGEGGDSYGRRDDNGYGGGSADEYVRQSQGSYGRERRGSRGSNEYGDDGYGGDRRW comes from the exons ATGTTCACTTTCAGATCTCACAGCCTCCTGGTGGGGCTTGTTATCCTCGTTGCTCTGGCCTCGCCGGCCGTTGCCTTCGGAGCTGGTAACATTGCCTCAATCTCCAAGGTTGAGGGTCAGAACT GGCGCCACGGCGATATCACGGATGCACTCCTGATCTTGTCCCAGGCCCAGGCTCTCAATGGCAAGAAGTTCAACAAGATCAACGTTTCTCGTGTCTACTTTGGAAACTGGCTTCGAGATTATTCCCAGGCCATCGATGTCGGTACCGTCAAGTCTGTTTCTGCCGAGGCTATTCGCCTCTTGCTCTGCGTTCTCGGCTTCATGACCTTCGGTTATGGTTCTGGCGAGTTCGAGGTCACTGCCGAACGACTGGGCTGCTACCGTCCCGAGGACCACATCGACAACCCCAAGGACTACGCCGAGAACGTTGATGCTCGTCAGTATGATGAACGCCTGCGAGGACCAATCGATGAAGAACGAGAGCTATCTATCGACCCTGAGACAGGCATGAAAAACTATATTGCAAACGAGCGTGCACGCATCATGACGTCTGCCAAACACATCAAGAAGCTCTTTAGCGGTACCATTGAGCTTGCTCGTCGATACAAGGACTCCCGCCGAAAGGCAGACAAGTACGAGGCTCTTCGCCTTATGGGCACTGGATTGCACTGTCTGGAGG ATTTCTTTGCCCACAGCAACTACTGTGAGCTGGCTCTTATTGAGCTGGGTGAACGTGATGTCTTCCCTCATGTTGGACGTGACACCCAGATTGAGATCGAGGGTGCTAGGGAACCCGTCTATCCTGTTGTCACAGGTACTTTCGGTGGTGTCGATTTCCTGCACTCAGTTACTGGCGAAG TCTCCGACAAGCTCACGCAGAACGAAATCGAGGAGCTCGAGGGCACTCTTCAACAAGGTGCCAAATCCGACACTAGCATGCTTCGCGATCTGCTGGATAAGATCCCTGATGGCATCTTCGGTGATAAGCACCAAAGTGACCGAGTTGACGAACTCCAGAACAGTGCCGCTGCTGCTCAGATGGAAAACATCACTGTATCTCCCCGTGATCCTGAGGAGTTCACTCAATACATTCAGAATGTCTTTAAGCAAGTCATGCCTGCCATTGAGTTCCACGACGACATCATGAAGGGCATTTCTACCGCCATGGAGAGAATTCCCGTATTGCCCAAGATCATTGAGCAGCTGGAGGAGCAGCTCtccgtcttcatcttctccatCATTGCTCCTTTCATTGTTCCCCTTATCCAACAGATTCGCAATGAGCTCAAGACTGGTTCCGATGAGATCATCGCAAGCAGTGAGCGTGAGCAACACATTGTCTTCAATGATGATCGATCTACTGACCCTACCCACTCCATGCTTTCCAAGGATCATTTTTCGAAC ATTCTCAACGAAATCGCTGGCCGAAATGCTGCTTCCATGGTTCAATGGGTCGTTCCCCAGCTGATGGATGCCATCGATGATGAGGGTACCGACGTGGATAGGCTCCTCGACGACATCGTCGACGGTGTTCTGCACCATCCCGCCCAGCGCGACCTTGGAAGCCGCAAGGTTCAAGAAGGTCGCCACCGCTTCTTCAAGGGTGTTGAGGAGTGGTGGGAACAAATGGGCGATGGCCAGCGTGAGGAATACCGCGGCAAGCTGACCCGAGACGGTGTCCAAAACGGAGAGAACCACAAGGAAGGTGTCGTTGACACTGGTCACGGTCACGGCTGTGCTGGCAAGCTTAAGATGCGCAAGCTGTACGGTGGTGGTCCCGAAACTCTTGAGGATAAGATTGCTGGCGCTGCGGCTGATGCCATCTTCAAGGGTGCTACTGGCGCCCTCTCCGGAATGGTTGAGCAAAACACCGGCTACAAGATGCCCTCATCTTCCCgtaaggaggagaaggaggagggcGGTCTTAGTGGCTTCCTCAACCAAGCAAGCTCAATTCTTGGCGGCGCTTTCGGCGATAAGGATACTGAGAGACAGTCCAGCAGCCGCCGCGAAGACGATGGCTCTTACACTAGGACTGAAGTAGAGTATGGTCGTCATGGTGATCGCTACGGTCAGGCCGAGTACTCTCAGACCCAGCATCCTGATGGCAGCGAGCGTCAAGAGTACCGTCGATATGAGCAGCAAGACTCTTCAGATGGCCGTCACACCGGTGGCTATGGCTATGAGGAGCGAACCGAGACTCATCAGTCTTACTCTGGAGGTTACGAGCGGCGAACTGAGCGAACTGAGTACTATGGCTCAAACGAGGAGAGCCATGGTCGTCGTGATGATGGCAACAGCGGCTATGGTGGACGCCGTCACGACGAAGGTGGTTATGGCGGTAGCAGTAGCTATGGCCGCCAGGAGGAGAGCAACTACGGTGGAAGCAGCGGCTACGGTCGCCAGGAGGAGAGTAGCTATGGCCGTCAAAACGAGAGCAGCTACGGTCGCCAAGAACAAAGTAGCTATGGCGGTGGCTACGGCggtagtggtggtggttATGAGCGCCGTGAGGAGAGTGGTTATGGCGGCAACAGCAGCTACGAGCGTCGTGGGGAGGGTGGTGATAGCTACGGACGCCGAGACGACAACGGCTACGGTGGAGGCTCTGCTGATGAGTATGTTCGCCAAAGCCAGGGAAGCTATGGCCGAGAGCGCCGTGGCAGTCGTGGAAGCAACGAGTATGGCGATGATGGCTACGGTGGTGACCGACGCTGGTAA